Proteins found in one Streptomyces sp. NBC_00461 genomic segment:
- the hrpA gene encoding ATP-dependent RNA helicase HrpA yields the protein MSTHPAPATPALGALAARLTELSLRDAHRLGRRLEGARKIRKPQAQAAVLAEIEAEVAKAEQRMGERRGRLPAVSYPEQLPVSQKKSEIADAIRDHQVVIVAGETGSGKTTQIPKICLELGRGVKGMIGHTQPRRIAARTVAERIAEELDTPLGEAVGWKVRFTDQVNPDATFVKLMTDGILLAEIQTDGELRAYDTIIIDEAHERSLNIDFLLGYLAQLLPKRPDLKIVITSATIDPERFSRHFGDAPIVEVSGRTYPVEVRYRPLLEEDSDDSDRDQITAICDAVEELQGEGKGDILVFLSGEREIRDTADALVKKNYRFTEVLPLYARLSHAEQHRVFQQHTGRRIVLATNVAETSLTVPGIKYVIDPGFARISRYSHRTKVQRLPIEPVSQASANQRKGRCGRTSDGICIRLYSEDDFVARPEFTDAEILRTNLASVILQMTAAGLGDIEKFPFIDPPDHRNIRDGVQLLQELGALDPAEKDVRKRLTQSGRKLAQLPVDPRLARMVLEADKNGCVREVMVIAAALSIQDPRERPADKQAQADQQHARFKDETSDFLAYLNLWRYVREQQKERGSSSFRRMCKQEYLNFLRIREWQDIYTQLRTVAKQMGIHLNEDDAPGDRIHVSLLAGLLSHIGMKDVKEGAKNEYLGARNAKFAVFPGSALFKKPPRFVMSAELVETSRLWARVNARIEPEWVEPLAEHLLKRTYSEPHWEKDQAAVMAYEKVTLYGVPIIAQRKVNYGRIDPETSRELFIRNALVEGDWRTHHKFFADNRRLLSEVEELEHRARRRDIVVDDDTLFDFYEARVPEHVVSGAHFDSWWKRKRNEQPEFLDFEREMLIRESAEAVTKADYPDSWRQGPLKFRVTYQFEPGADADGVTVHVPLQVLNQASDEGFDWQIPGLREELVTELIRSLPKPIRRNYVPAPNFAKRFLDTAVPLQEPLTTTMARELKRMVGVPFEASDFDWSKVPDHLRITFRIVDERRRNLAEDKDLEALKLRLRPKARQALSQAAAATAERQGGEALERKGLTDWTIGSLTRVFETRRAGQPVKAYPALVDDGDTVSVRLFDTEAEQAEAMWKGTRRLILRNIPVNPAKFASEKLTNAQKLALSANPHGSIQALFDDCAMAAADKLIGDFGGPAWDEESYRKLFDKVRAEIVDTTIRTVGQVQQVLAAWQACERRLKAVRSPALLPNLADVRKQLDALVKPGFVTEAGLRRLADLMRYLVAADRRLQQMPTGVQRDTTRMEKVHEMQDEYAWLLEQMPQGRPVPSSVLDIRWMIEELRVSYFAHALGTAYPVSDKRIVKAIDAAAP from the coding sequence ATGTCTACGCACCCTGCCCCCGCCACCCCGGCCCTCGGCGCCCTCGCCGCCCGCCTGACCGAGCTGTCCCTGCGCGACGCGCACCGGCTCGGGCGCAGGCTCGAAGGCGCGCGCAAGATCCGTAAGCCGCAGGCCCAGGCCGCCGTTCTCGCCGAGATCGAGGCGGAGGTCGCGAAGGCCGAGCAGCGGATGGGCGAGCGGCGCGGCCGGCTGCCCGCCGTCTCGTACCCCGAGCAGCTGCCCGTCAGCCAGAAGAAGAGCGAGATCGCCGACGCCATCCGCGATCACCAGGTCGTCATCGTCGCCGGTGAGACCGGCTCCGGCAAGACGACCCAGATCCCGAAGATCTGTCTCGAACTGGGGCGCGGGGTGAAGGGCATGATCGGGCACACCCAGCCCCGTCGTATCGCCGCCCGCACCGTCGCCGAGCGGATCGCCGAGGAACTGGACACGCCTCTGGGCGAGGCCGTCGGCTGGAAGGTGCGGTTCACCGACCAGGTGAACCCGGACGCCACCTTCGTCAAGCTGATGACGGACGGCATCCTGCTCGCCGAGATCCAGACCGACGGCGAGCTGCGCGCCTACGACACGATCATCATCGACGAGGCCCACGAGCGGTCCCTGAACATCGACTTCCTGCTCGGGTACCTCGCCCAGCTGCTGCCGAAGCGGCCCGATCTCAAGATCGTCATCACCTCCGCGACCATCGATCCGGAGCGGTTCTCCCGGCACTTCGGCGACGCGCCGATCGTCGAGGTCAGCGGGCGGACGTATCCGGTGGAGGTGCGCTACCGCCCGCTCCTCGAAGAGGACTCGGACGACTCCGACCGCGACCAGATCACCGCGATCTGCGACGCGGTGGAGGAGCTCCAGGGGGAGGGCAAGGGCGACATCCTCGTCTTCCTCTCGGGTGAGCGGGAGATCCGGGACACGGCGGACGCGCTGGTCAAGAAGAACTACCGGTTCACGGAGGTGCTGCCCCTGTACGCACGCCTCTCCCACGCCGAGCAGCACCGTGTCTTCCAGCAGCACACGGGGCGCAGGATCGTTCTGGCTACGAACGTCGCCGAGACGTCCCTGACCGTCCCGGGCATCAAGTACGTCATCGACCCGGGCTTCGCCCGTATCTCCCGCTACAGCCACCGTACGAAGGTCCAGCGGCTGCCGATCGAGCCGGTCTCGCAGGCCAGCGCCAACCAGCGCAAGGGCCGCTGCGGCCGTACGTCCGACGGCATCTGCATCCGCCTCTACTCCGAGGACGACTTCGTCGCCCGCCCGGAGTTCACCGACGCGGAGATCCTCCGTACGAACCTGGCCTCCGTCATCCTGCAGATGACCGCGGCCGGCCTCGGCGACATCGAGAAGTTCCCCTTCATCGACCCGCCGGACCACCGCAACATCCGCGACGGTGTGCAACTGCTCCAGGAGCTGGGCGCGTTGGACCCGGCGGAGAAGGACGTACGCAAGCGGCTCACGCAGAGCGGGCGCAAGCTCGCCCAGCTGCCGGTCGACCCCCGGCTGGCCCGGATGGTCCTGGAGGCCGACAAGAACGGCTGTGTGCGCGAGGTCATGGTGATAGCCGCCGCGCTCTCCATCCAGGACCCGCGCGAGCGCCCCGCCGACAAACAGGCGCAGGCGGACCAGCAGCACGCCCGCTTCAAGGACGAGACGAGCGACTTCCTCGCCTACCTGAACCTGTGGCGGTACGTCCGCGAGCAGCAGAAGGAGCGGGGTTCGTCGTCCTTCCGCCGCATGTGCAAGCAGGAGTACCTCAACTTCCTGCGCATCCGCGAATGGCAGGACATCTACACCCAACTCCGCACCGTCGCCAAGCAGATGGGCATCCACCTCAACGAGGACGATGCACCCGGCGACCGCATCCACGTCTCCCTCCTGGCCGGACTGCTCTCGCACATCGGCATGAAGGACGTGAAGGAGGGCGCGAAGAACGAGTACCTGGGCGCGCGGAACGCCAAGTTCGCGGTCTTCCCGGGCTCGGCGCTCTTCAAGAAGCCGCCGCGCTTCGTGATGTCGGCGGAGCTGGTGGAGACCTCCCGCCTCTGGGCGCGCGTCAACGCCAGGATCGAGCCCGAATGGGTCGAGCCGCTGGCCGAGCACCTCCTCAAGCGCACGTACAGCGAACCGCACTGGGAGAAGGACCAGGCGGCCGTGATGGCGTACGAGAAGGTCACGCTGTACGGCGTCCCGATCATCGCCCAGCGCAAGGTGAACTACGGCCGTATCGACCCGGAGACGTCCCGCGAGCTGTTCATCCGCAACGCGCTCGTCGAGGGCGACTGGCGCACGCACCACAAGTTCTTCGCCGACAACCGCAGACTCCTCAGCGAGGTCGAGGAGCTGGAGCATCGCGCCCGGCGCCGGGACATCGTCGTCGACGACGACACGCTCTTCGACTTCTACGAGGCCCGGGTGCCCGAACACGTGGTGTCCGGCGCCCACTTCGACTCCTGGTGGAAGCGGAAGCGGAACGAGCAGCCGGAGTTCCTGGACTTCGAGCGGGAGATGCTCATCCGGGAGTCGGCGGAGGCGGTCACGAAGGCCGACTATCCGGACTCGTGGCGGCAGGGGCCGCTGAAGTTCCGGGTGACGTACCAGTTCGAGCCGGGCGCGGACGCCGACGGCGTGACCGTGCACGTTCCGCTCCAGGTCCTCAACCAGGCCTCGGACGAGGGCTTCGACTGGCAGATCCCGGGCCTTCGGGAGGAGCTGGTCACCGAGCTGATCCGCTCCCTCCCCAAGCCGATCCGCCGCAACTACGTGCCGGCACCGAACTTCGCGAAGCGCTTCCTGGACACGGCAGTGCCTCTCCAGGAGCCGCTGACCACGACCATGGCACGCGAACTGAAGCGCATGGTCGGCGTGCCCTTCGAGGCGTCCGACTTCGACTGGTCGAAGGTCCCTGACCATCTGCGCATCACCTTCCGCATCGTCGACGAGCGGCGTCGCAATCTCGCCGAGGACAAGGACCTTGAGGCGCTGAAGCTCCGGCTGAGGCCGAAGGCGCGCCAGGCGCTGTCCCAGGCGGCGGCCGCCACGGCCGAGCGGCAGGGTGGGGAGGCCCTGGAGCGCAAGGGCCTCACCGACTGGACGATCGGCTCTCTCACCCGCGTCTTCGAGACGCGCCGCGCCGGCCAGCCGGTGAAGGCGTATCCGGCCCTGGTGGACGACGGTGACACGGTCTCTGTGCGCCTCTTCGACACGGAGGCGGAGCAGGCGGAGGCGATGTGGAAGGGCACGCGCAGGCTGATCCTGCGCAACATCCCCGTCAACCCGGCGAAGTTCGCGTCCGAGAAGCTGACGAACGCCCAGAAGCTCGCCCTGTCCGCGAATCCGCACGGCTCGATCCAGGCTCTGTTCGACGACTGCGCGATGGCGGCGGCGGACAAACTGATCGGGGACTTCGGCGGCCCGGCGTGGGACGAGGAGTCGTATCGGAAGCTGTTCGACAAGGTGCGCGCGGAGATCGTGGACACGACGATCCGCACGGTGGGCCAGGTGCAGCAGGTCCTGGCGGCCTGGCAGGCGTGTGAACGCCGCCTGAAGGCCGTACGGAGCCCTGCGCTGCTGCCGAACCTCGCGGACGTACGCAAGCAGCTGGACGCCCTTGTGAAGCCGGGTTTCGTGACGGAGGCGGGGCTGCGTCGCCTCGCCGACCTGATGCGCTATCTGGTGGCCGCGGATCGCCGGCTGCAGCAGATGCCGACGGGCGTGCAGCGGGACACGACGCGCATGGAGAAGGTCCACGAGATGCAGGACGAGTACGCGTGGCTGCTGGAGCAGATGCCCCAGGGCCGCCCCGTCCCGTCCTCGGTGCTGGACATCCGCTGGATGATCGAGGAGCTCCGGGTCAGCTATTTCGCCCACGCCCTCGGCACGGCCTACCCCGTCTCCGACAAGCGGATCGTGAAGGCGATCGACGCGGCCGCACCGTAA
- a CDS encoding DUF6274 family protein, whose protein sequence is MAASVRHETRALLRAHLSAASSYGHLTRHCPICHHLLRLAMDSPRGADAPDDVVEDESPAGV, encoded by the coding sequence ATGGCGGCATCGGTCAGGCACGAGACACGGGCCTTGCTCCGTGCGCACCTGTCGGCCGCTTCGTCGTACGGCCACCTGACCCGCCACTGCCCGATCTGCCACCACCTGCTGCGGCTGGCGATGGACTCACCGAGGGGCGCCGACGCACCGGACGACGTCGTGGAGGACGAAAGTCCCGCCGGCGTCTGA
- the bldC gene encoding developmental transcriptional regulator BldC, which produces MTARTPDAEPLLTPAEVATMFRVDPKTVTRWAKAGKLTSIRTLGGHRRYREAEVRALLAGIPQQRSEA; this is translated from the coding sequence ATGACCGCTCGCACCCCTGATGCCGAGCCGCTGCTGACCCCGGCTGAGGTCGCCACGATGTTCCGCGTCGACCCCAAGACGGTCACGCGGTGGGCGAAGGCCGGCAAGCTTACTTCGATCCGTACGCTCGGCGGGCATCGCCGCTACCGCGAGGCGGAGGTCCGTGCTCTGCTCGCGGGCATCCCCCAGCAGCGCAGCGAGGCCTGA